Proteins from one Etheostoma spectabile isolate EspeVRDwgs_2016 unplaced genomic scaffold, UIUC_Espe_1.0 scaffold00014584, whole genome shotgun sequence genomic window:
- the rbmx2 gene encoding RNA-binding motif protein, X-linked 2 isoform X1 yields the protein MNPLTKVKLINELNAREASLGVKESVSWHSEYRDSAWVFVGGFPYELTEGDVICVFSQYGEIVNINLVRDKKTGKSKGFCFICFEDQRSTVLAVDNLNGIKIKGRTIRVDHVKDYRPPKDTEDMDDITRRLREDGCAPRAEEEEEEEEEEEQYSVPVKKPKKEKKEKKKKKKEKKEKKKAEKEKEKASRALHSSSSSSSPHPPLHQAAVRVKEEKEDAAYDKYNQRRAPSGGGQNGQRGREGDRDRETDREGDRDRETDRDREGDKDKNYDRKREFDRDRDRRRETDRDGDRRRETDRDGDKRRETDRDRSRDREEYGRRNREREGDGRRETSRDYERKRDSDRRRETDREGEWRRQTDRRERQ from the exons CCCGCTGACCAAGGTGAAGCTGATCAACGAGCTGAACGCCCGCGAGGCGAGTCTGGGGGTGAAGGAGTCCGTGTCCTGGCACAGCGAGTACAGGGACAGCGCCTGGGTGTTCGTC ggAGGATTTCCATACGAGCTGACTGAAGGAGACGTCATCTGCGTCTTCTCGCA GTACGGAGAGATCGTCAACATCAACCTGGTGCGGGACAAGAAGACGGGGAAGTCCAAAGGTTTCTGCTTCATCTGCTTCGAGGACCAGCGCAGcaccgtcctggccgtggacaACCTCAACGGCATCAAG ATCAAAGGACGGACGATCCGCGTGGACCACGTGAAGGACTACCGTCCTCCCAAAGACACGGAGGACATGGATGACATCACCAGGCGGCTGAGGGAGGACGGCTGCGCCCCCAgagctgaggaggaggaagaggaggaggaggaggaggagcagtaCAGCGTCCCCGTCAAGAAGCCCAAGAAAG aaaagaaagaaaagaagaaaaagaagaaagagaagaaggagaagaagaaggcagagaaggagaaagagaaggcgAGTCGGGCGCTgcactcctcctcttcctcctcctctcctcaccctcctcttcatcaggcCGCCGTCAGAGtcaaagaggagaaggaggacgCCGCCTACGACAAATACAACCAGAGGAGGGCGCCGTCCGGGGGGGGACAGAacggacagagagggagggagggagacagggacagagagacagacagagaaggagacagggacagagagacagacagggacagagagggagacaaagacaaaaactacGACAGGAAAAGAGAGTTTGACCGGGACAGAGATAGACgacgagagacagacagggacgGCGATAGACgacgagagacagacagagacggagatAAAcgaagagagacagacagagacaggagcaGAGACAGGGAGGAATACGGGAGGAGGAATcgtgagagggagggagacggGAGGAGAGAGACAAGCAGAGACTacgaaagaaagagagacagcgatcggaggagggagacagacagagagggtgaGTGGAGAAGACAAACGGATAGGAGGGAGAGACAGTGA
- the rbmx2 gene encoding RNA-binding motif protein, X-linked 2 isoform X2, which produces MNPLTKVKLINELNAREASLGVKESVSWHSEYRDSAWVFVGGFPYELTEGDVICVFSQYGEIVNINLVRDKKTGKSKGFCFICFEDQRSTVLAVDNLNGIKIKGRTIRVDHVKDYRPPKDTEDMDDITRRLREDGCAPRAEESSSSPHPPLHQAAVRVKEEKEDAAYDKYNQRRAPSGGGQNGQRGREGDRDRETDREGDRDRETDRDREGDKDKNYDRKREFDRDRDRRRETDRDGDRRRETDRDGDKRRETDRDRSRDREEYGRRNREREGDGRRETSRDYERKRDSDRRRETDREGEWRRQTDRRERQ; this is translated from the exons CCCGCTGACCAAGGTGAAGCTGATCAACGAGCTGAACGCCCGCGAGGCGAGTCTGGGGGTGAAGGAGTCCGTGTCCTGGCACAGCGAGTACAGGGACAGCGCCTGGGTGTTCGTC ggAGGATTTCCATACGAGCTGACTGAAGGAGACGTCATCTGCGTCTTCTCGCA GTACGGAGAGATCGTCAACATCAACCTGGTGCGGGACAAGAAGACGGGGAAGTCCAAAGGTTTCTGCTTCATCTGCTTCGAGGACCAGCGCAGcaccgtcctggccgtggacaACCTCAACGGCATCAAG ATCAAAGGACGGACGATCCGCGTGGACCACGTGAAGGACTACCGTCCTCCCAAAGACACGGAGGACATGGATGACATCACCAGGCGGCTGAGGGAGGACGGCTGCGCCCCCAgagctgaggag tcctcctcctctcctcaccctcctcttcatcaggcCGCCGTCAGAGtcaaagaggagaaggaggacgCCGCCTACGACAAATACAACCAGAGGAGGGCGCCGTCCGGGGGGGGACAGAacggacagagagggagggagggagacagggacagagagacagacagagaaggagacagggacagagagacagacagggacagagagggagacaaagacaaaaactacGACAGGAAAAGAGAGTTTGACCGGGACAGAGATAGACgacgagagacagacagggacgGCGATAGACgacgagagacagacagagacggagatAAAcgaagagagacagacagagacaggagcaGAGACAGGGAGGAATACGGGAGGAGGAATcgtgagagggagggagacggGAGGAGAGAGACAAGCAGAGACTacgaaagaaagagagacagcgatcggaggagggagacagacagagagggtgaGTGGAGAAGACAAACGGATAGGAGGGAGAGACAGTGA